Proteins encoded together in one Priestia aryabhattai window:
- a CDS encoding sugar ABC transporter ATP-binding protein has translation MHIAMRGIHKAFGANRVLRGVDFELHEGEVHALMGENGAGKSTLMNILTGLHKKDEGQILIDGKETYFQNPKEAEQNGITFIHQELNVWPEMTVLENLFIGKELKTSLGFLKTKEMKALAKEQFEKLAVTIPLDQEAGLCSVGQQQMIEIAKALMTNAKVIIMDEPTAALTEREIQKLFDVINALRKQGVSIVYISHRMEEIFAICDSITVMRDGQTVDKKPIPETSFDDVVRKMVGRELTDRFPARTSSKGDVVFEAKGLERKGVFQDVNFSVRSGEIVGVAGLMGAGRTEIMRAIFGLDPLEKGEIILNGKRVNITKPVQAIKLGLGFITEDRKTEGLVLDFSIRENIALPSLFSFSPKGFIEQKSEQQFVELLIKRLTIKTESSETSAGNLSGGNQQKVVIAKWIGIGPKVLILDEPTRGVDVGAKREIYQLMNELTDRGVAIIMVSSELPEVLGMSDRILVVHEGKITGELTSEEATQEKIMTFATGGQ, from the coding sequence ATGCATATTGCAATGAGAGGGATTCATAAAGCCTTTGGAGCAAACCGTGTACTAAGGGGTGTGGATTTTGAATTACATGAAGGTGAAGTTCACGCACTAATGGGGGAAAATGGAGCGGGAAAATCTACGCTGATGAATATTTTAACCGGCCTTCATAAAAAAGATGAAGGGCAGATTCTGATTGATGGCAAAGAAACATATTTCCAAAATCCAAAAGAAGCAGAACAAAATGGAATTACTTTCATTCATCAAGAGCTGAACGTTTGGCCTGAAATGACGGTGCTTGAGAATCTATTTATCGGCAAAGAATTAAAAACATCCTTAGGTTTTTTAAAAACAAAAGAAATGAAAGCGTTAGCAAAGGAGCAGTTTGAAAAATTAGCTGTTACCATTCCTCTTGATCAAGAAGCGGGACTTTGTTCGGTCGGACAGCAGCAAATGATTGAGATAGCCAAAGCGCTGATGACCAATGCAAAAGTCATTATCATGGATGAGCCAACGGCAGCGCTTACTGAAAGAGAAATTCAAAAGTTATTTGACGTGATTAATGCACTGCGAAAACAAGGTGTATCGATTGTCTATATTTCACATCGTATGGAAGAGATTTTCGCTATTTGTGATTCCATTACGGTCATGCGTGACGGACAGACAGTGGATAAAAAGCCGATTCCAGAAACCAGCTTCGATGATGTCGTTCGTAAAATGGTAGGAAGAGAATTAACGGATCGATTTCCTGCTAGGACTTCTTCTAAAGGAGACGTTGTATTTGAAGCAAAAGGCTTAGAGAGAAAAGGTGTATTTCAAGACGTTAATTTTTCAGTGCGATCAGGAGAAATTGTTGGCGTTGCAGGGCTGATGGGAGCTGGCAGAACGGAAATTATGCGGGCTATCTTCGGACTAGATCCGTTAGAAAAAGGCGAAATTATATTAAATGGCAAACGGGTCAACATCACAAAGCCCGTTCAAGCCATTAAATTGGGTCTCGGGTTCATTACAGAAGACCGTAAAACAGAAGGGCTCGTTCTGGATTTTTCTATTCGAGAAAATATTGCGCTTCCAAGTCTATTCAGCTTTTCGCCTAAAGGCTTTATTGAACAAAAAAGCGAGCAGCAATTTGTAGAGTTACTTATTAAACGTTTAACGATCAAAACCGAGTCGTCTGAGACGAGTGCAGGTAACTTATCGGGAGGAAATCAGCAAAAAGTAGTTATCGCCAAGTGGATTGGCATTGGACCCAAAGTGCTGATTTTAGATGAACCAACTCGAGGAGTAGACGTTGGGGCAAAGCGTGAAATTTATCAGCTTATGAATGAACTCACAGACAGAGGCGTGGCCATCATTATGGTGTCTTCAGAGCTTCCGGAAGTACTCGGTATGAGCGATCGCATTCTTGTTGTGCATGAAGGAAAAATAACAGGTGAACTGACAAGTGAAGAAGCAACTCAAGAAAAAATTATGACATTTGCAACAGGAGGTCAGTAA
- a CDS encoding flavin reductase family protein yields the protein MKVVDPAVQSAKDNYHLLTGVVIPRPIAFITSQNNDGVVNAAPFSFFNVVAAEPPLIAVSVSRSEGQMTKDTAKNISVSKEFVVHLVDENLVEQVNQAASSYPSSVSEVEETGLTLAPSKKVQVPGIQEASIRMECKLHQIVPLGTNEAYSSDLFIGEVVMFHISEKVIENDRVSAERVKPVSRLAGSNYSKLGQLFSLERPK from the coding sequence ATGAAGGTAGTCGATCCAGCGGTACAAAGTGCAAAAGACAATTATCATTTACTAACAGGTGTCGTCATTCCTCGGCCTATTGCGTTTATTACAAGTCAAAATAACGACGGTGTAGTGAATGCCGCGCCGTTTAGTTTCTTTAATGTAGTTGCAGCAGAGCCTCCGCTGATTGCCGTTTCGGTTTCGAGAAGTGAAGGTCAAATGACGAAAGATACGGCCAAAAATATTAGTGTATCTAAAGAATTTGTGGTTCATCTTGTAGACGAAAACTTAGTGGAACAAGTGAATCAAGCGGCATCTTCTTATCCTTCTTCCGTAAGTGAAGTCGAAGAAACGGGGTTAACACTAGCACCGAGCAAAAAAGTGCAGGTTCCCGGAATTCAAGAAGCCAGCATTCGAATGGAATGTAAACTTCACCAAATTGTTCCATTAGGAACGAACGAAGCATACAGCTCAGATTTGTTTATCGGTGAAGTTGTGATGTTTCATATTAGTGAAAAAGTGATAGAAAACGATCGCGTTTCTGCAGAACGTGTGAAGCCAGTCAGCCGACTTGCGGGTTCTAACTATAGTAAACTGGGACAATTATTTTCCTTAGAACGTCCCAAATAA
- the rbsK gene encoding ribokinase — protein sequence MAKVTVIGSSSMDLVVTSNIRPGAGETVLGESFKTVPGGKGANQAVAAARLGADVSMIGCVGEDHYGKAILENFKSNGVSVESVKPVTGSDSGTAHIILAEGDNSIVVVKGANDYITPDYVEKAKEKIKEADIVLIQQEIPEETVEYVAQLCQELNVPLLLNPAPARPLKAEVIEQVFYITPNEHEAELLFEGKEKAEMLKQYPNKLFITEGKQGVRYFNGEKEVLVPSYQVEAVDTTGAGDTFNAALAVALAEGMGFEKGIQFANRAASLSVTKFGAQGGMPTRKEVEESL from the coding sequence ATGGCTAAAGTAACTGTGATTGGAAGTTCATCAATGGATTTAGTAGTAACATCAAATATTCGTCCTGGAGCTGGAGAAACAGTGTTAGGAGAATCATTTAAAACCGTTCCGGGAGGAAAAGGAGCCAACCAAGCTGTTGCAGCAGCCCGTCTTGGAGCGGATGTGAGTATGATTGGGTGTGTGGGCGAAGATCATTATGGAAAAGCAATCCTGGAGAATTTCAAATCAAACGGTGTATCTGTGGAAAGTGTGAAACCGGTTACAGGTTCAGATAGCGGAACAGCTCACATTATACTCGCTGAAGGCGATAACAGCATTGTAGTTGTCAAAGGAGCAAACGATTATATTACTCCAGACTACGTAGAAAAAGCAAAAGAAAAAATTAAAGAAGCTGATATCGTACTTATTCAGCAAGAAATTCCAGAAGAAACGGTTGAATATGTTGCTCAGCTGTGTCAGGAATTAAACGTACCGCTTTTATTAAACCCAGCCCCTGCAAGACCATTAAAAGCAGAAGTGATTGAACAAGTTTTTTACATCACTCCAAATGAACATGAAGCAGAGCTTTTATTTGAAGGAAAAGAAAAAGCAGAAATGTTAAAACAGTATCCAAATAAATTGTTCATTACAGAAGGAAAACAAGGTGTACGCTATTTTAACGGCGAGAAAGAAGTATTGGTTCCTTCTTATCAAGTAGAAGCGGTTGATACAACAGGAGCAGGAGATACATTTAATGCAGCGCTTGCTGTGGCACTTGCCGAAGGCATGGGTTTTGAAAAGGGAATTCAATTTGCCAATCGCGCAGCTTCGCTATCCGTCACTAAATTTGGTGCTCAAGGCGGCATGCCGACTCGAAAAGAAGTGGAGGAGAGCTTGTAA
- the rbsC gene encoding ribose ABC transporter permease RbsC produces MKANTAIKENRVDNVMQKLGPLLGLFILIVIVSILNPSFLEPLNILNLLRQVAINALIAFGMTFVILTGGIDLSVGSILALSSALMAGMIVSGVDPILAILIGCVLGAVMGMINGLLITKGKMAPFIATLATMTIFRGLTLVYTDGNPITGLGENYYFQLFGRGYFLGIPVPAITMVLAFAVLWVILHKTPFGRRTYAIGGNEKAAFISGIKVPKVKVMIYSLAGLLAALSGAILTSRLNSAQPTAGTSYELDAIAAVVLGGTSLSGGRGRIVGTLIGALIIGTLNNGLNLLGVSSFYQMVVKGIVILIAVLIDRKKSA; encoded by the coding sequence ATGAAAGCAAACACAGCGATAAAAGAAAATCGCGTTGATAACGTGATGCAAAAGCTAGGTCCGTTACTAGGTCTATTTATTCTTATTGTCATTGTATCGATTTTAAATCCAAGCTTTTTAGAACCTTTAAATATTTTAAACTTGCTGCGTCAAGTAGCCATTAATGCCTTAATTGCATTCGGTATGACATTTGTCATTTTAACAGGCGGAATTGATTTATCGGTTGGCTCTATACTTGCTCTATCAAGTGCGTTAATGGCAGGTATGATCGTTTCGGGTGTAGATCCTATTTTAGCTATTTTAATAGGATGTGTGTTAGGAGCTGTAATGGGTATGATTAACGGCTTGCTTATTACAAAAGGAAAAATGGCGCCGTTTATTGCGACGCTAGCTACGATGACAATTTTTAGAGGGTTAACGCTTGTTTATACAGATGGAAACCCGATTACCGGCTTAGGTGAAAATTATTACTTCCAATTATTTGGTCGCGGCTATTTTCTAGGTATTCCTGTTCCAGCGATTACGATGGTACTAGCATTTGCTGTCCTATGGGTGATTTTGCATAAAACGCCGTTTGGTCGTAGAACATATGCAATCGGTGGAAATGAAAAAGCGGCATTTATTTCAGGAATCAAAGTGCCAAAAGTTAAGGTTATGATCTACTCACTAGCAGGATTATTGGCAGCGCTATCAGGAGCGATTTTGACTTCTCGTTTGAACTCTGCTCAGCCAACTGCAGGTACATCTTATGAGTTAGATGCTATTGCTGCAGTAGTACTAGGTGGAACAAGTCTTTCTGGAGGACGTGGACGCATTGTTGGAACATTAATTGGTGCGTTGATTATCGGAACGTTAAACAATGGCTTAAACTTACTTGGCGTTTCGTCATTTTATCAAATGGTCGTAAAAGGAATTGTTATTTTAATCGCGGTATTAATTGATCGCAAGAAGTCAGCTTAG
- a CDS encoding MarR family winged helix-turn-helix transcriptional regulator — protein MEQLTFIEEVQRISISLNKKVMAEIKERLLSQGITPFQYHILLIIGKCSHIGVTKLAEEMRVKPSAITPVINRLIDLELVSRYHSKEDRRKVNIELTAKGEQVIEEANEIVQKMIAHFFSCYEPKDQEQFLKLFKKLDANI, from the coding sequence ATGGAACAGCTCACATTTATTGAAGAGGTCCAGAGAATTTCGATATCCCTTAACAAAAAGGTAATGGCAGAGATAAAAGAAAGGTTGCTTTCACAAGGGATTACGCCTTTTCAATATCATATCTTATTAATTATAGGTAAATGCAGTCACATTGGAGTAACCAAGCTGGCAGAAGAGATGCGCGTAAAGCCTAGCGCGATTACTCCTGTTATTAATCGTTTAATAGACTTAGAGTTAGTTTCACGCTATCACTCTAAAGAGGATCGTCGTAAGGTAAACATTGAGTTAACAGCTAAAGGTGAACAAGTGATTGAAGAAGCAAATGAGATTGTGCAAAAAATGATTGCTCATTTCTTTTCTTGCTATGAACCGAAAGATCAAGAGCAATTTTTGAAATTATTTAAGAAACTAGACGCTAATATCTAA
- the rbsB gene encoding ribose ABC transporter substrate-binding protein RbsB, whose protein sequence is MKKIWLVLLSFSLLLLGACSLQPPEWAKPSQSKNLKDIKIGLSVSTLNNPFFVSLKEGVQKEAKKLGMEVVVVDAQNDSAKQINDVEDLMQQGVNILLINPTDSAAISTAVQSANNVGIPVITLDRSAEKGKVETLVASDNVKGGQMAADYIVKKVGEKAQVAELEGVPGASATRERGKGFHNVADQKLDITAKQSADFDRTKGLNVMENVLQGNPGIKAVFAHNDEMALGAIQAINSSGKDVLVVGFDGNDDAIKAVKEGKLGATVAQQPVLIGKLAVKSAKNVLQGKKVDKQIPVPLKLVTSEK, encoded by the coding sequence ATGAAGAAAATTTGGCTCGTGTTATTATCATTTTCATTATTACTGTTAGGGGCTTGTTCACTTCAGCCTCCTGAGTGGGCGAAACCATCTCAAAGTAAAAATTTAAAAGATATTAAAATTGGTTTATCTGTTTCTACATTAAATAATCCGTTCTTTGTCTCGCTAAAAGAAGGGGTACAAAAAGAAGCAAAAAAACTAGGTATGGAAGTAGTCGTAGTAGATGCTCAAAATGATTCAGCAAAACAAATTAACGATGTAGAAGATTTAATGCAGCAAGGTGTTAACATTCTGCTTATTAACCCAACGGATTCGGCTGCTATTTCAACAGCAGTACAATCGGCTAATAATGTAGGTATTCCAGTTATTACGCTAGATCGTTCAGCAGAAAAAGGGAAAGTGGAAACACTGGTAGCTTCAGATAATGTAAAAGGTGGTCAAATGGCTGCTGATTACATTGTAAAAAAAGTGGGGGAAAAAGCTCAAGTAGCAGAACTTGAAGGCGTACCAGGAGCTTCAGCAACTCGCGAACGAGGAAAAGGGTTCCACAACGTTGCAGATCAAAAGCTAGATATTACGGCTAAACAATCAGCTGATTTTGACCGTACAAAAGGCTTAAACGTTATGGAGAATGTTCTTCAAGGAAATCCTGGTATCAAAGCCGTATTTGCTCACAATGATGAAATGGCATTAGGAGCTATTCAAGCTATTAACAGCTCAGGAAAAGATGTGTTAGTAGTAGGGTTTGATGGAAACGACGATGCAATTAAAGCGGTAAAAGAAGGGAAACTAGGAGCAACTGTAGCTCAGCAGCCTGTTTTAATTGGTAAACTTGCCGTAAAGTCTGCTAAAAATGTTCTTCAAGGCAAAAAAGTAGATAAGCAAATTCCGGTGCCTTTAAAACTAGTAACCTCTGAAAAATAA
- a CDS encoding LacI family DNA-binding transcriptional regulator yields MVTIRDVAKEAGVSVATVSRVLNSTGYVKEDTRVRVMNTIQKLNYSPNEVARSLYTRESRLIGLLLPDITNPFFPQLARGIEDEVHSHGFRLILGNSDEQLEKELTYLQTFTQNHVVGMITATTSLAQKLYEGLTFPVVFLDRSSDQYPSVYADGFEGGKLAAEEIIKRGSKRVTLIKGPVNVKPAQERFQGSLSVLSQSDADFYVLNTNSLAFDDAQKWAKEIFQKYPETDGIIASNDIVATAVLHEAFRLEKSVPDDLQVIGFDDIPQSRFSFPALSTIRQPAYEMGKQAAGLLMKCIKKEPLIQKQVQLPVTFIERNTTRKVEEHG; encoded by the coding sequence GTGGTAACAATTCGTGATGTAGCAAAAGAAGCAGGTGTGTCCGTTGCGACCGTTTCGCGCGTTTTAAACAGTACAGGGTATGTAAAAGAAGACACGCGTGTGCGAGTAATGAATACAATTCAAAAATTAAACTACAGCCCTAACGAAGTAGCCCGTTCTCTTTATACACGTGAATCACGTTTGATTGGTCTATTGCTTCCAGACATTACAAACCCTTTTTTCCCTCAACTTGCACGAGGAATAGAAGATGAAGTACATAGCCATGGATTTCGTTTAATTCTTGGCAATAGTGATGAGCAGTTAGAGAAAGAATTAACATATCTCCAAACGTTTACGCAAAATCATGTAGTAGGAATGATCACGGCAACAACAAGTCTAGCTCAGAAACTATATGAAGGTCTTACATTTCCCGTAGTGTTTTTAGATAGAAGTTCTGATCAGTATCCATCCGTTTATGCTGATGGTTTTGAAGGTGGGAAACTTGCTGCAGAAGAAATAATCAAAAGAGGAAGTAAAAGAGTTACACTTATCAAAGGTCCAGTAAATGTAAAGCCTGCCCAGGAACGTTTTCAAGGCTCTCTGTCTGTTTTGAGTCAGTCTGATGCAGACTTTTACGTATTAAATACAAATTCTCTAGCGTTTGACGATGCGCAGAAATGGGCAAAGGAAATCTTTCAAAAGTACCCTGAAACAGATGGAATAATTGCTAGTAATGACATTGTAGCCACAGCTGTTTTACACGAGGCGTTTCGATTAGAAAAAAGTGTGCCTGATGATCTACAAGTGATTGGTTTTGATGATATTCCGCAAAGCCGCTTTTCGTTTCCAGCGCTGTCTACAATTCGTCAGCCTGCTTATGAAATGGGCAAGCAAGCAGCAGGTCTGTTAATGAAATGCATTAAGAAAGAACCTTTAATTCAAAAGCAAGTACAACTACCCGTTACGTTTATTGAACGAAATACGACACGAAAGGTTGAGGAACATGGCTAA
- a CDS encoding NAD(P)H-dependent oxidoreductase, translating to MKICIVYDSEGGHTEALAKAIASGAELSGEATVYVKHVEDADVRELPEMDAIIWGCPGHFGTISSGLKTWIDKLGYLWAEGKLINKVGAVFCTTATTHGGLEATLLNLITPMLHQGMIIAGLPGNIPENALYGTYYGVGITCPIEGNELLTENDQALGKALGERVVQVTKRMTQGQ from the coding sequence ATGAAAATTTGTATCGTATATGATAGTGAAGGCGGACATACAGAGGCATTAGCAAAAGCGATTGCTTCTGGCGCTGAGCTGTCTGGAGAAGCAACCGTATATGTAAAGCATGTCGAAGATGCAGATGTACGTGAACTGCCTGAAATGGATGCTATTATTTGGGGCTGCCCAGGGCATTTTGGAACAATTAGTTCAGGGTTAAAAACGTGGATTGATAAATTAGGTTATCTATGGGCAGAAGGTAAATTAATTAATAAAGTAGGTGCGGTGTTCTGTACAACAGCTACAACGCACGGTGGCTTAGAAGCGACGCTTTTAAATTTAATTACACCTATGCTTCATCAAGGTATGATTATTGCTGGGTTACCAGGTAACATTCCAGAAAATGCGCTGTACGGTACTTATTACGGTGTTGGAATTACTTGTCCAATCGAAGGTAACGAATTATTAACAGAGAACGACCAAGCGCTAGGTAAAGCATTGGGAGAACGTGTTGTTCAAGTGACTAAACGAATGACACAAGGACAGTAG
- a CDS encoding DHA2 family efflux MFS transporter permease subunit: MSANTIQPEESSVKKHIPLLVVLMLGLFLAILNQTLLNVAIPHLITEFGVTANTAQWLLTGYMLVNGALIPLSAYLIERFGVRRLFLFAMVCFTVGALVCGIAPTFSIMLIGRLVQAVGGGVLAPLVMTIIVFIFPPHMRGKGMGIFGLAMMFAPAIGPTLSGWVIQNYDWHILFTGMVPLGALVLIIAAFKLKDIKPPQNVKVDLISVFTSLAGMALLLYGFSEAGKDGWTDSVVLSTMIGGIVLLIIFVLQQLRLKSPLLDVRVFKYSIFSLSNIISIAITISMYAGMFLLPIYLQNIRGYSAFDSGLLILPGALVMLVMSPISGTLFDKLGPRPLGIVGMLITVVTTFEFTKLTLETPFSHIVIIYMIRAFGMSLLMMPIMTAGLNQLPAKLSSHGTSMANTLRQVSGSIGISLMTTIFTNRTTYHVNEMSSSMTTSDPFFMNNFQVFVQKIAQTLHLSQTEAQKQALTTLAGKVQAQATVQGINDAFYWTVIIAIIGLILSFFLRDVRKDAVVEVEETEKETTDDIRMLPAPKDMNS; encoded by the coding sequence ATGTCAGCAAACACGATACAACCAGAGGAAAGCTCAGTTAAAAAGCATATCCCGCTACTAGTCGTACTTATGCTTGGATTGTTCTTAGCAATTTTAAACCAAACGCTGCTAAATGTTGCGATTCCGCATCTGATTACAGAGTTTGGCGTTACGGCTAATACGGCACAGTGGTTGCTTACGGGATATATGCTTGTAAATGGTGCACTTATTCCATTATCAGCCTATTTAATTGAACGTTTTGGCGTTCGTCGCTTATTCTTATTTGCAATGGTCTGCTTTACAGTAGGTGCACTTGTCTGCGGAATTGCGCCTACTTTCTCGATTATGCTAATAGGACGTCTTGTTCAAGCAGTCGGAGGAGGAGTACTAGCACCTCTAGTTATGACCATTATCGTATTTATTTTCCCTCCTCATATGCGCGGAAAAGGAATGGGGATCTTTGGTTTAGCCATGATGTTCGCTCCGGCAATTGGACCGACGCTTTCAGGATGGGTTATTCAAAACTATGACTGGCACATTTTATTTACGGGAATGGTGCCACTAGGGGCGCTCGTACTTATTATTGCAGCTTTTAAATTAAAAGATATTAAACCACCTCAAAATGTAAAAGTAGATCTAATTTCTGTGTTTACATCTCTTGCAGGTATGGCTTTACTTCTATACGGCTTCAGTGAAGCTGGAAAAGATGGTTGGACGGATTCAGTTGTATTATCAACGATGATCGGTGGTATCGTCTTATTAATCATCTTTGTTTTGCAGCAGCTTCGACTTAAGAGTCCATTACTTGATGTGAGAGTATTTAAATACAGTATTTTCTCATTATCTAATATCATTAGTATTGCCATTACAATTAGCATGTATGCTGGTATGTTCTTATTACCAATTTATTTGCAAAATATTCGTGGCTATTCAGCGTTTGATTCAGGTTTATTAATCTTGCCTGGTGCACTTGTTATGTTAGTTATGTCGCCAATTTCTGGTACGCTGTTTGATAAACTAGGACCGCGTCCACTAGGGATTGTCGGGATGTTGATTACGGTTGTGACAACATTCGAATTTACAAAATTAACACTGGAAACACCCTTTAGTCATATTGTTATTATTTATATGATTCGTGCATTCGGTATGTCATTATTGATGATGCCAATTATGACAGCTGGTTTAAATCAGCTGCCGGCAAAATTAAGCAGCCATGGTACCTCAATGGCGAACACGCTTCGTCAGGTGAGTGGTTCAATCGGTATCAGTTTAATGACTACAATCTTTACAAATCGCACAACATATCATGTGAATGAAATGAGCAGTTCAATGACTACATCCGATCCATTCTTTATGAATAACTTCCAGGTATTTGTTCAAAAGATTGCTCAAACGCTTCACCTTTCTCAAACAGAGGCTCAAAAACAAGCTTTAACAACATTAGCTGGAAAAGTTCAAGCGCAAGCAACTGTACAAGGAATTAACGACGCGTTTTACTGGACAGTTATTATTGCCATTATTGGATTGATTTTAAGTTTCTTCCTACGTGATGTTCGTAAAGATGCAGTAGTAGAAGTAGAAGAGACAGAAAAAGAAACAACAGACGATATTCGTATGTTACCGGCACCAAAAGATATGAACTCATAA
- a CDS encoding PcsB-like coiled-coil domain-containing protein has protein sequence MKIFKRMTLAAVTGIFFMTGITETHAQSNEEALQSTENKIKETEKAVQQKEKEKQSINSDVQNIQSQLNSLHTVISNNKKELASTEKQISEANQMIEKKKKEIVLLQEKVLSRKDIIENRLVALQQDDKTSVVIDTLMNADNFGDFVARMGAVTTLLSADNDILKQHQNDLDQIEKDKKEIDKQEKVLEAAKGSLAAKQAELDKNVAKQTATLTTMQEKYSTVVNEIEAASSEKANLQSELTGIQDKIAKEKEAAQKQAEQVAKQQAAEKAEADAEAKRQAELATAKKDVKTEPKQEVKTAAATEKKAAVSSEAKETKKEESTQKHSGKEMYVEATAYTANCAGCSGVTATGQNVSSGTHKIIAVDPSVIPLGSKVYVEGYGVATAGDTGGAIKGYRIDVLVPSESAAKAFGRRTVKITVLN, from the coding sequence ATGAAAATTTTTAAGCGTATGACTCTTGCAGCAGTCACAGGAATTTTCTTCATGACCGGCATTACAGAGACTCACGCCCAATCGAATGAAGAAGCGCTCCAGAGTACTGAAAATAAAATTAAAGAAACAGAAAAGGCTGTTCAACAAAAAGAGAAAGAGAAACAGTCTATCAATTCAGATGTTCAAAACATTCAATCACAATTAAATTCATTACATACAGTAATCTCTAACAATAAAAAAGAGTTAGCATCGACTGAAAAGCAGATTTCAGAAGCGAACCAAATGATTGAGAAAAAGAAAAAAGAGATCGTTTTGCTTCAGGAAAAAGTGTTAAGTCGTAAAGATATTATTGAAAATCGATTAGTTGCTTTACAGCAAGACGATAAAACAAGCGTTGTTATTGATACATTAATGAATGCTGATAACTTTGGAGATTTTGTTGCACGTATGGGTGCTGTAACAACTTTATTGTCAGCAGATAATGATATTTTAAAGCAACATCAAAATGATTTAGATCAAATTGAAAAAGATAAAAAAGAAATTGATAAGCAAGAAAAAGTACTAGAAGCAGCAAAAGGTAGCCTAGCGGCTAAACAAGCTGAATTAGATAAAAACGTTGCCAAACAAACAGCAACGTTAACAACTATGCAAGAAAAATACAGCACGGTCGTAAATGAAATTGAGGCAGCTTCTTCAGAAAAAGCAAACCTTCAGTCTGAATTAACAGGCATTCAAGATAAGATTGCAAAAGAAAAAGAAGCAGCTCAAAAGCAAGCTGAGCAAGTGGCAAAACAGCAGGCAGCTGAAAAGGCTGAGGCTGATGCAGAAGCAAAGCGTCAAGCTGAACTAGCAACAGCTAAAAAAGATGTAAAAACAGAGCCAAAACAAGAAGTAAAAACAGCTGCAGCTACAGAGAAGAAAGCAGCCGTTTCTTCAGAAGCAAAAGAAACGAAAAAAGAAGAAAGCACACAAAAGCATTCTGGTAAAGAAATGTATGTAGAAGCAACAGCTTATACAGCTAATTGTGCAGGTTGTAGCGGCGTAACAGCTACTGGGCAAAATGTAAGTTCAGGCACTCATAAAATTATTGCGGTAGATCCATCCGTTATCCCATTAGGTTCGAAAGTATATGTAGAAGGATACGGAGTGGCAACAGCAGGTGATACGGGCGGTGCGATTAAAGGATATCGAATTGACGTATTAGTACCTTCTGAATCAGCTGCAAAAGCATTCGGACGTCGTACAGTAAAAATTACGGTGTTAAATTAA
- the rbsD gene encoding D-ribose pyranase — protein sequence MKRHGMINSHITKILTDLGHTDTIVIADAGLPVPSNVPKIDLSLKLGVPSFEDVVMAVLEDMATEKIVIAAEMKKRNQKAYELMEKQNILVEEVSHEQLKMLTSKAKVVIRTGEATPYANCILQAGVIF from the coding sequence ATGAAACGACACGGAATGATTAACAGTCATATTACAAAGATACTAACAGATCTAGGTCATACAGACACAATTGTCATTGCAGATGCAGGGTTACCTGTTCCTAGTAATGTGCCTAAAATTGATTTGTCTTTAAAGCTAGGAGTGCCTAGCTTTGAAGATGTAGTAATGGCTGTATTAGAAGATATGGCTACAGAAAAAATAGTGATTGCAGCTGAAATGAAAAAAAGAAATCAAAAAGCTTATGAGTTAATGGAAAAGCAAAACATCTTAGTAGAAGAAGTATCGCATGAACAATTAAAAATGCTAACAAGCAAAGCAAAAGTGGTAATTCGTACAGGAGAAGCAACTCCTTATGCAAACTGCATTTTACAAGCGGGAGTTATTTTTTAA